One Xyrauchen texanus isolate HMW12.3.18 chromosome 26, RBS_HiC_50CHRs, whole genome shotgun sequence genomic window, AAACAGACTGCTGTCTGCCTTGTATTTCCTGTCATGCAATCAGTGTTCTGTCTTGCACGCAACATTTCACCCACCTGTCTTCTAaccttgctgtgtttgtttctttatctGTCTATGCAGGTCACCATGCATAAAACCAATCAGGCGTTCGGCCCTGCTCAGGTGTCCCTGGAGCCCGAGGAGTACGAGTGGTGCCAGCGTTTCCTCAAGATTAGGAACGAGCTGGTCGGTGGGCCGGACGCCAGGTTCTTTTTCTTTACCTCCACGCCCAATCCCTGCAAAAATTTGAACAGCTACTTCCAGGCGGCGTGGGCGGAGATGAACTTGCCAGGGTGCCCGACCTTCACCGACATCCGGAGCTCCATCGCCACTCATGTAAGCCTCCCTCGTCCTCCTTTCCTTTCTCCTTTCCCTGCCCTTTTCTACATTGGCCTTCAACCGCTTACCTCttgttcgctctctctccccTAGGCGAGGAACGCGCACACTGCCGACGACAGGCTCAAGATATCTCGGTTCATGTGCCACGACACCAAAATCGCAGACAGGTTTTACACAATAAATCTGAACCCCAGGCAGGCCTTGGAGCACCGGCGTCTGTTCGAGGCGGCGCTGGAGGGGCCCGAGCTGTCCCTGGTCAAGCAGGAGCCCAAGCGCAAGCACGCCGGGAGGAAGGCAGCCAAGCCCAGAAAGCGTGCTCGAGAAGAGGAATCGCCAGCTGACTCACCCCGCTCCCAGTCCTCTGAAAGCAGCGCCAGTTCAGAGGGAGAAGACGTCGAGGCGGAGTCCCATACGGTGAGTTGGCCTCTTCTGATGAACTCGGATCAGTGGACTTTGTTTGGCTCGGCACCATTGCTGATtctcttctctcttttcttttctttcacagGACTCTGACATGGAGGAGCAAGCCGAACCCGGCACCAGCGCCACCCAGATACAGGCCAGCCCCCGAAGGATGCGGCAGAGGGCTATGGTGATTCTGTCACCGCTGAAAAAGAAGTCCTCCCCTTTCAAAGCTAAAGTATCAAAGTCCTTCACACCAGAGGGGCTGGCGAAAGCCAGTGAGGCCAGAGAGCGCGTGAAGGCGGTTCTTAAACTCCGCAGCGGTTTCTGCAGGAAGTGAGCTTTTTTTGCCGTTCAAATTTGATTGTAAATAGTTCCTATCGCATTGTTGTATTGTTGTTTCACACCTGTTTGAATACAagttttttctgttctttgtaaatgtttaatgatgTTTGTATTCCATTGTACATAGTTCCTATCACattgttgtattgttgttgtttcacACCTGTTTGAATACAagttttttctgttctttgtaaatgtttaatgatgTTTGTATTCCATTGTACATAGTTCCTATCACattgttgtattgttgttgtttcacACCTGTTTGAATACAagttttttctgttctttgtaaatgtttaatgatgTTCAATAAATGTGAGTTCTTCTTTACCTTGGATATGTCTCATCTTGTTCAccgagtcacctaaatgtgataaagtgcacccttcaaaacataCAAATCCCACTGACCACAAAACCTTTGTCTTTGTGACTTGGGCAAATTGTATGTAAGTGTTTAAAATGGTAAATATGACTTAAAAtgactttgataaaaaaaattttattctctttaaaaaaaatcaataactaCAAAAAAATCATTTGTTTAGATGGTTAACACATTAGAACTGGGCTGGTGCAAATTGCATATTATTCTATATGTTAGGAATAAGTGATTTTGGCACATTGGATAAATCAGGCTCTTAAGTCAaacgaatacattttttgtgacattttaagTTTGACATTCGACTCAGACTTATCTCCCACATGTAAGTAGCTTTCCTATTGTGTGTTTATTCCACATGTTTAGAGTTTcagagtatttaaaaaaacataggaACTTATAACAAAAAGTGTGTTTGCCAGTAATGAAGGGTACGCAAAGGACGTTTttccttttctatttttttatagaACATGGATCAGTGCTGCCTCTGCCCCAAGAAGCTGTCCCATTTGAGGCAGCACTTCAATACTTTTCATTCGGTTAAGAACAGCGAGGAGATCGTTAGAGATCATCCCCGCCCCTTGTGTCAGAAACAATTAAAATATGTGGAATTCCACATAAACAAATGGCTTcacagagtcacctaaatgtgattttaagtaaaaaatgtgatcctggagttataaaatgatcctggagttataaaatgaagtccaccaagtgacgATTGTTGACCCattcaattgattggaagtgggtctacccacttgccatttatttgcattggctgaaatcatcacttggtggactgcattttaataactccagggtccattttatgtcatttaatcacatttaggtgactgtaggactccccatgaacatagtgcacccttcaaaacataaaagttCAACTGtccacgaaaccttcatttctgcgattgggacaaattgtacatgggacgtccagatctcagctctcggGCTACGACCTTGGGATTGACCTTGTTCGAAAGGGCTGCCTGAGACCTTTACAACGAGCCCAGCTTCCTCTCACTGTCCCACCAGGAACATAAAAAGGGCCCATGGTGCTGCCTGAGGGGGAGACAGCCTCTAAGTGGTGCTGAAAGGAAAGCATCATTTGCCAATGcatataaattgcatgtgggcagtcccacttccaatcgaATAAacgggacaaattgtatgtgggatctcagctatccctgtctgtgattctgtactaagaaatccacattttagcacttttgcacagtgcagttctcaatatgtccaatatatgtctgtctgtctgtctgtctgtctatccttttagcccattactttgattggaagtgggtgtacccacttgacatttatttgcattggctgaaatcatcagccttcatttctgtgaatgggacaaattgcatgtgggatgtccagatctcagctctgggcAGACTTGGtgtgctcaaacctctgtttctgtgcttctccaagcctcctctttctattttgtgagtttcaagaaaatccaaggaagtcgaaatttgcactgtcaaatccttaaaggggtatgCACAAAATTTTTGACATCCTCCTATCTTAATGAAATtgataccatagaaagaggaggcttggagaagaccagaaacagaggtttcagctttccaagtctctccagagctgagatctgcacatcctaactccaatttgacccattcaaaGAAATGAAGGTTTCGGGGTTCGTGGAATTTTGATGTTTAGAAGGACTTATGTTGTTCAGGGTGAGTCCTACAGTcactaaaatgtcattttaagtcaaaaatgtgatcctggagttataaaaatgaagtccaccaagtgatgattgttgacccattcaattgattggaagtgggtgtacccacttcccatttatttgcattggctgaaatcatcactttttggacatgtttttttCAACTCTTGGATCAATTTTATGACTTCAAATCACATTTatgtgactcagtgaagccccctgatcaacctgagccctccaaaacaaaaaactgtcactgaccacgaaacctttatttctccgaatgggactaattgtacgtgggatgtccagatctcagctctggattgacttaggaagctgaaaattgtgtttctgtcctaatctcagcctcctctaaCTATGTTGAGAGTCTCAAGAAGATCGGAGGAAGTCGAAAATTTCGCgcaaaaaaaaactcaaaggggTACGTACCCTTTGAGTTTTTTTGCGCAAAATTTTCGACTTCCTCCGATCTTCTTGAAATTTATACcaaagaaagaggaggcttggagaggaacataaacagagaattcagcttcctaaatctgtctagagctgagatctggacatcccacgcaTAATTTGTCCCATTcagagaaataaaggtttcgtggtcagaggaattttgatgttttgaagggcttatgttgttcaggggagtcctacagtcacctaaatgtgattttaagtcaaaaatttgatccaggagttaaaaaaaccatgtccaaaaagtgatgatttcagacaacgcaaataaattgcatgtgggatgtccagatctcagctctggacagacttaggaagctgaaacttgtgtttctgtcctaatctcagcctcctctttctatcttgtgagtttcaagaaaatctgaggaagtcgaaatttgaactctcaaatccttaaaggggtacacactaaattttcgacatcctccgatcttaatgaaattgataccatagatagaggaggcttggagaagaacagaaatacaagtttcagcttcccaagtctctccagagctgagatatgcatatCCAAAcaccaatttgacccattcacagaaatgaaggtttcattGTCAGTGGAATtgttatgttttgaagggcttatgatgttcagggggagtcctagagtcacctaaatgtgatttttaagtcaaaaatttgatccaggagttaaaaaaaccatgtccaaaaagtgatgatttcagacaatgcaaataaattgcatgttggatgtccagatctcagctctggacagactttttgtgctcaaacctctttttctgtgcttctccaagcctcctctttctatcttgtgagtttcaagaaaatctgaggaagtcgaaatttgaacttccaaatccttaaaggtgtatgcatgaatttttcgacatcctccgatcttaatgaaattgataccatagatagaggaggcttggagaacaacagaaatacaagtttcagcttcccaagtctgtctagagctgagatacACATCCCAAAAATTTAATGTGGGTCCcaattacaatcaatttaatgggacaaattgtatgtgggatctcagcaatccctgtctgtgattctttgctaagaattccactttttagcacttttgcgcagtgcagttctcaatatgtccaatatatgtctatgtatatatgtttctatagtcaaatgaatgggcagttagtctgttggtggacatacagctatacaatcaattgctaatgtgcAGAttgcctgttgaataaattgtacgtgggtggtcccacttacagtcaaatgaatggacagttagtgtgttggtggacatacagctatacaattaaTTGCTAATGgatagttagtctgttggttgactcagtttgtgtgcaaaataGATGGTTAGTGGGCATATagcgggtccgtggacagccccgccctctcagggtggtcaaggggtctcattggtcacttttggaaaaatagtgggtcagggggatgataatgggtccgtggacagcccgccccgggtggtctgggggtctcattggtcacttttggaaaaatagtgggtcaggggatgataatgggtccgtggacagcctgccccgggtggtctgggggtctcattggtcacttttggaaaaatagtgggtcagggggatgataatgggtccgtggacagccccgccccgccccagggtggtcagggggtctcactggtcagtttgggtaaaatagtgggtcaggggatgataatgggtccgtggacagccccgaccccgggtggtcagggggtctcactggtcagtttgggtaaaatagtgggtcaggggaggaataatgggtccgtggacagcccgccacccccagggtggtcaggggtctcactggtcagtttgggtaaaatagtgggtcaggggatgataatgggtccgtggacagccccgcccccccagggtggcacaggggtCCGTGGGGGTCTTCAGGGGGCATTGCGTCCCACTCCCCCATTAAAAGAACACATTGCAACAAATGGAACGAGGGAGAGCCCTGCCCCGAGAGGTGCCCGATTGCCATCGATATGAATGGAGAAGGCGCCCATTCAGCCAAGCCAGAGGTGGGACGTGAGGCCGCCCTCACGTGGGTAAAGGCTGAACTGCACTGGAGAGGCTATATTCGGGGGTCTTCCTTTAAACGGCCGTGGCGGGGGTCCGCTGCGCCCGAGGCGGTCCTCCACGTCACAGACCTTCCCCGTCGGACCCCCCGAACGAACGGGCGCCCGCCCCGGGGCCCCGAAAAATTTTCTGAGGCTGGCGCGCAGGGTACAGGGACCCTCGGACATGTTCCCATATCGCAATGGGCTATTAACCAcctattttatgacatttttggatTTTTCACTTGGTTTGACTTGGCTTCCCTTATTCATGGTAAGGCAATTTAACCTGTACAAAGTGTACTTACTGCTGCCTCCTCCATTGTGAGGGCAAACACGGCGATCTGCATTGTCGCAGTCTTGTGTTCGCTTACAGCCACGCACACCTTTCCCCCAGAATTCTTTCTGGCCTCCCACTCTGctgtctgaaaaaaaataaaaaaataaaacacagtgaATAAGTGACAAACGTCCTCTTCGCAGACTACCTAATATAATCTGTTTAGGCTTATGCCCCCATGAAAACTGAGGTCTTAACACTTACAGTTACTCCCTCCACCGCTCCTGGTCTCTGGAAGTGACCGAGGATCAGGATTGCTTCACAGAAGTACCGGAACATCGTCTTTTCCTATGAAGCCACATGGTCACCCTCCAGCAGCCTCCCATAAACGGACAGCATGTCTTTTTTGGCCTTCCGGAGGACTGCCTGGCACTCCTGAAGGCTCTTCTCACCCTCTTGGAACCGTTCATACCTAGAATGACATACAAGACAACAATGTGGCGGAGAATTACACACATGTCTGTATCACGAAgtcattaaagaaaaacaaatggaaagcAGAGTAGCAACTGACCATGTTTTACAGGTGACCTTGCTGTGTGACTTGGCCACTGGCTTTCTGATGGAAGCGAGGAGGTCGAGGTAGGCTTGGCACTTCCTGTAGAAGTCCGGATCTGCTGCAGCCAAGTTCAGGTGGGTCTTCAAATACTGAACAAACCGGATCATGTTCTTTATGTAGTTCAAAATGGTGGCTGGGACCATGTCAGCGCGCCGGAGTTGGGTGAGGTAGTCTTTGGTCTCAGTGGACTTTAGCAGGAAGTCCAAGCTGACTTCATTCCCACTTGGCTGGATGTACCTCAGCATCCTGGAGACGTTGTCTACCTGtgatgaaagaaaaagagaagtgTGAGATGATGCAGTGAGAAGAAAAGCCACACACCAGCCAGCCACACACAGACACCcttaataaagctgtgttttaTCTGAGTTCACTTCTTTTATGGAACTTAATAGCTGCTCTACATGTGCTGTGCtactatatattaaaacatttcccGGTTACAAAGAGCAGTATGGAACAGACTAAAAAGAAACGCAAATGGGATGTATCTtacctcctgctggcagtttgGGACCTGCAGGGTGTTGATCAGGTAAGCTTAAAATCTGTCAGCATGGCCTCTTCTGCAGGGAACTTTGAGTAAAGCCCCATTTAGCGTCATCTTGACCCTGACAGTTGTGCTGTACTCTGATTGATCTCTgaaaaaaacacagacagaagAAAATGAGCTCAAAGCAACCTTACAGTTTGTTCACAGTTTTTGCACTGATGTGAGTGAGGTTTAGAACTTACTTTTGCCATGTACGGTCGCTTGGATCGGTGGTGCTGGCTT contains:
- the LOC127620064 gene encoding uncharacterized protein LOC127620064 isoform X1; protein product: MAVGHTNLSSLLFLNDTPRIRGWISRLRACKMKETTIKHYALSVAQFISYVKAPSTCRLSRQMIVTMHKTNQAFGPAQVSLEPEEYEWCQRFLKIRNELVGGPDARFFFFTSTPNPCKNLNSYFQAAWAEMNLPGCPTFTDIRSSIATHARNAHTADDRLKISRFMCHDTKIADRFYTINLNPRQALEHRRLFEAALEGPELSLVKQEPKRKHAGRKAAKPRKRAREEESPADSPRSQSSESSASSEGEDVEAESHTDSDMEEQAEPGTSATQIQASPRRMRQRAMVILSPLKKKSSPFKAKVSKSFTPEGLAKASEARERVKAVLKLRSGFCRK
- the LOC127620064 gene encoding uncharacterized protein LOC127620064 isoform X2; this encodes MHKTNQAFGPAQVSLEPEEYEWCQRFLKIRNELVGGPDARFFFFTSTPNPCKNLNSYFQAAWAEMNLPGCPTFTDIRSSIATHARNAHTADDRLKISRFMCHDTKIADRFYTINLNPRQALEHRRLFEAALEGPELSLVKQEPKRKHAGRKAAKPRKRAREEESPADSPRSQSSESSASSEGEDVEAESHTDSDMEEQAEPGTSATQIQASPRRMRQRAMVILSPLKKKSSPFKAKVSKSFTPEGLAKASEARERVKAVLKLRSGFCRK